From Rhea pennata isolate bPtePen1 chromosome 35 unlocalized genomic scaffold, bPtePen1.pri SUPER_35_unloc_1, whole genome shotgun sequence:
TGCGTGGCCCCCGGGGTGCTAGGTccggggctgggggtgctggggggcaccCCCTCACCCAGGGGGGGCTCCGACTCCCCTTGCCCATTGGCAGCCGGTGGCGGGTCTGCAACGAGAGACGGGGGCGCCGGGGTTGGGGGCGTGAGCGGGGTGGGCCCCAGCTCCCAGTCCCACCCTGGTCCATCCCCTCCTCAGCACGTCACCTTGGTTGGCACCCATGCTGGAGGTGACCGTGGTTGCCGTGTGGGTCGTCCCCGTCTCGTGGGTCTCGCAGGGGGGGTTGGAGCAGCCGTGAaggggcagggggctgggggagctCTCGGGGACCCCCGGGGCGTCCCcaggggccggcggggcccccTCGGCTGGCGTCATGGTGGTGCCGGTGGCCGCTGTCTCGTGGGTCTCGCAGGGCGGCGAGCCCTGCTCCGTCCCTCCGCTGGTGCCAGCCGTGGCCGTGGTGGCCGTGTTGGTGGTGCCCGTCTCGTGGGTCTCGCATGGGGGGTTGCTGCAGGGCAGCGGCCCCACGGCGGCAGCCAGCTCGGGGGGCTGGCACGGGGGGCTGGCgtggggccgcggcggcagcgccacCTCGCACGGCCGCAACGCTGCGGCGGTGCCGTCCACGTTCGTGGCGCCGGGCTCCTGGGTTTCGCTCGGGGGATCGGGGCACGGCCGCGACGTCGTGGCCgccgtggtggtggtggccgTGTTGGTGGTGCCCGTCTCGTGGGTCTCGCAGGGCGGGTTGGCGCAAGGCCGCGACGTCGTGGCCgccgtggtggtggtggccgTGTTGGTGGTGCCCGTCTCGTGGGTCTCGCAGGGCGGGTTGGCGCAAGGCCGCGACGTCGTGGCCgccgtggtggtggtggccgTGTTGGTGGTGCCCGTCTCGTGGGTCTCGCAGGGCGGGTTGGCGCAAGGCCGCGACGTCGTGGCcgctgtggtggtggtggccgTGTTGGTGGTGCCCGTCTCGTGGGTCTCGCAGGGCGGGTTGGCGCAAGGCCGCGACCCCACggccgtggtggtggtggatGTGTTGGTGGTGCCCGTCTCGTGGGTCTCGCAGGGCGGGTTGGAGCAAAGCCGCGTGGCCATGGCTGTCGTGGGGGTGTTGGTGGTGCCCGTCTCGTGCATCTCGCACGGGGGGTTGCTGCACGGccacggccccgcggccgggtTGAGCGGGTGAGTTTGGCACTCTTGGTTTTCGGCTCCCATCCGGTCCCCGTGGGCACGGCCGGTGGCAGCCACAGACATGGTGGTGCCTGTGGCCGTCGTCTGCTGGGTTTGGCACGGGGCACCGGTCGGCTCCGCTTGCCCCCGGCCCAGGCAGGACCGGGCCGTGGTGGGGGTGTTGGTGGTGCCCGTCTCGTGGGTCTCGCACGGGGGGTTGCTGCACGGCCGGTGGCCTGCggccgtggtggtggtggccgTGCTGGTGGTGCCCGTCTCGTGGGTCTCGCACGGGGGGTTGGCGCAAAGCCGCGCGGCGGCCTCGTGGCTCTCGGCGCAGGCCCGCGGCCCCGCGAAGGCCCGCACTGTCATGGTGGTGCCGGTGGCCGTGGTCTGCTGGGTTTGGCACGGGGCGCCGGTGGCCatgccggccccggggcggcccaGGGCCGTGGTGGGGGTGTTGGTGGTGCCCGTCTCGTGGGTCTCGCAGGGGGGGTTGGAGCAGAGCCGTGATCCCGTGGCCGTGGTGGGGGTGTTGGTGGTGCCGGTGTCGTGGGTCTCGCAGGGTGGGTTGGAGCagggccggggcccggccgccaAGGTGGTGGTGGCCGTGGCGGTGGTGCCGGTCTCGTGGGTCTCGCAGGGGGGGTTGGAGCAGACGCGGACCACGCTGCCGTTGGGGGGCAGCCCGTCGGGGCCGTCGCAGACGAACTGGAGCTGGGCGGCGGGCGCCAGGCCGCCCACGTTGGCCACCACGGTGGTGGTGGCCGTGTTGGTGGTGCCGGTGTCGTGGGTCTCGCAGGGCGGGTTGGAGCACACTAGGGTGACGGTGCCGGGCCCGGCGTCGGCCTGGCCCGAGTCGGCGAGGGTGACGGTGGCGGCGGGCTGCTCCGTGGTGGGGGAGGCCAGGATGGAGACGGGGAGGTCGTGCACCGGCTGCGCCTCCACCCCGCTGGGCGTCGTGATCAGCGTCACCTGCGTGGGCTGGGACACGGGCTGCCGCCCGGCGACGACATCAACGGACGCCCCGAATCCCCGCTCGGGGTCTCGGTCGCgtccgccccggcccggcgcggggctcccctAGATCCCAGGGCCTTTGGGGGAGCCACGGGTCCCCAAAACCGCGGACGTCACCTCCAAATCCATGGGTCTCTGGTGACCTACGGGCACTGCCGGTGCCTCGTGGCCATTCCTCCTCAAATCCGTCCCCACGTCGCCCTCAAATCCGTGGGTTCGGGGTAGTTTGAGGGGGTCCTGCCAGCGACCCACGGCCACATCCCACCAATTTCGCGGCCATCGGCCCGAATCTGTGGGTCTTTGTGATTCATACGGCCCCCAGAGCAGGGGGCCAGCGGCCCTGGTGACCTGCAGCTGTGTGTCCTCTATCTGTGGCCATGCCACCCCCAAATTTTCGGGTCCCTAGTGACCTGTAGGGCGCTGTCATTGATCTCTGGTGAAGCTCCCCACATCCATGGCCACATGTCCCCTTCATCTGTGGGTCCCTGGCGTTCCATGGGGCCTTGTCACTCACCTCTGGTCATGCTCCCCTGATCCATGCCCACGTCTCCCATGTATCTATGGATCACCGGTGACCCCCAGCCTCGTCCCCGTCCCCCCAAAATCCCCAAGGCACCTCACCTGCATGGTGATGGTGGGGGTGCCGAGGCCGCCGGCGGCCGTCATGGTGGTCTGGGCAGCCGAGACAGTGATGGCGGCGGGGTTGATGACCTGGCTGGAGAGCGTGGCGATGGTGCCCAACGTGGTGATGGGGGTGGCCAGCGAGGCGTTGGTGCTGtgggccccggccccggccagGCTCGTTGACACAGTTCCCGTCACCGTGCCCAACGTGGTGACGCCTgcggggaggcagcaggggggCGGCGTTAGGGACGTGAATGGAGCGTTAGCAAACGAGGGGAACAGCTCCTGGGGCCACCATCACCGCTGGTGACGGCTCTGGGGGGCGAAAGCAATCGTTAGTGGCGCTTACCCGTGGTGCCCTTCACCACCAGAGTGGTGACGGTGGGTTTAACGGCCGAAACGGTGACCGGTGTCACCAGGCGGACGCCCCCCATGGGCACCGTGCGCAGGATGGTGCCCGGCTGCCCGGGAGCTCCTTTGAGGACCACCTAGAGGTAGGATGACACAGAGCGGTGAGCAGGGTGGCCCCAGGGGACACGCGACAGCCCAAGGGACAGGCCACAAGTCCTCCACGCTCACCTGCGTCACTCCTTGCTGCCCGTGGCCTGTGGCCAGCTTGGGAACGGCCGTGATGATCTTGGCGGGAGTCCCCGTGCCTGACGTCATGACTTTGGTGGTGATGATGGTGATGGGTGACTTGATCCCAGGGCTGCTAGTGACACCTGGGAGGAGAGCGGAAGGATGTcaggggcgcggggcgcccaACTCGCGTCCTGCCCCAACCCCAGCGCAGCCCCCCGTCACTCACCGGTGGCCCCTGACTGGGTGATGATGGCCGACATGGGGATGGTTTTGATGATGGTGGTGGTGCCCGGCTTGGTGGTGCTGGGCGAGACGCTGCTGATGCCCAGGATGGTGGGCTTGGTGGCCGTGGCGCCCGCCTGAGTCGTCGTCAGGATGGTGGTAGGCTTCCCGTCTGCCGATGTCACCAGCTTCAGGATGGTCCCGGCCGGCAACGGTCCCTTCGTCTGGGCGGATGAGGATTAACAGGAGCAGGACATCAAGCTCCCCAAGGAGAAGGGGAGTCGCGGGGGGCTGACCCCCTTTGCGGGATCAAGCCTGGAGGCCAGGGTCCCCAACAGTGTTGGGGGCTCACCTGGATGATCTGAGTGACGGGGCCCGTGGACGCCTGCCCGGTCACCGCCGACGTCTGCACCGGTTTGGTCTGGACCACGGACATCACCTTGCCCAGGTTGGAGATCTGGTGGTGGCGGTTGGGGACAAGAACAAGGCATGCTGGGACACTGGAGGAACACCTCCACCCACTCTTCCATCCCCGGGTGGACACCAGGGTCCCTCAGCAACACTCCTAGTCCTCCAAGGTGAGGGCACCAGGGGGTCAGGAATCCCTAGGACCCCTGGGGCCTCCAAGGCGAGGGCACTGGGGGGTCAGGAACCCCTAGGATCCCTGGGGCCTCCAAGGCGAGGGCACTGGGGGGTCAGGGATCTCCCAAGACTCCTGGGTGCTGCGGTCCCCCCacccggacgccggggcccccaAGGCACTCACCAAGGCGCTACCCCCAGGGACGGAGATAGGGCTCTTGACGAGGGTGATGGTCTTGGTGACGCCGCCCACCACGGTGGTCATCACCTGGGCCTGCTGGGCCACCGTCACCGTCCCGGACTTGTGCACGGTGATGATGGGGCGCGTGGCCGTGTTGGTGGTGGGGGCTGCCCCCGAGGTGCCCACCTGGGCCGCCGCCGTCTTCAGCATCCGCGTGGCTGGGTTGCTCACCTGGGGAGGGGGGCGAGGGAGgcggctcggacgcctgggtccctccccggacgcctgggtccccttCCCCGGCCCCCTCGGCCTGAGCTCCGGCCGCCGTTTCGTGTCTCCTCGGGTCTCTCCCAGCTCTGGGACGCCAACGCTGCCCCAGACGCCTGGGACCTTCTCCCCAACCACCAGCTCTAACCGCGGCTCTGGCCGCCCTGGAGCGCCCAAAACCAAGCCCAGATGCCAATATCCTCCCCGGATTCCCCAAATTTCcgccctccccacccccaaccTCAGCTCTGCCACACCccagcccggacgcctgggcccccggggCCTTACCATGACGGGGGAGGAGGCCACCTTGACGGTGGCGGGCAGCGTGGTGGTGCCGGGCGAGACGGCCACCGTCTTGACGATGGTGGCGCCGGCGGGGACGCTGAGCACCGTGGGGGCCGAGGCCGGCGGGATCTTCTGGgtggccgcggccgccgccgccagcgccgccatGCCGCTCATCTGGGGGCTGCTGCCGATCacctggggggcggggggacggGGTGGCCCATGTCCCCTCGCGGGTCCCTGACGTCCCTCGGGGCCCGTGTCCCCTCGCCCGACCACGTGTCCCTCCTGCCACGTCCCCTCTCCGGCACTGCGACCTCCCCCAACGTTCCCATGCCACCGTGTCTCCTCTGCCCCATATCCTTTCTCCTGCTGCCCCCCACGTTCCTCCACGCTGTCCCCCCCACCTGCTGCCCAGCCCCACGTTCCTCGGCGTCCCCATACCCTGTCCACGTCCCCTCTGTGCCACCCTGTCCCCCCACGTCCCTCAGCATCCCCATATCCCACCGCTCGACCCCGTGTCCCCGcgtcccctctccccccactgCCTCCGCTGgattcctccccccacccccgtgACTCACCGTGCCCTGGGGGCTCTGGGTGGGCACCACCATGCGGACGCCGGCGGGCAGGGACGTCACCGTCACCGGGGCCTTGCCGGGCTGCCCGGCCGAGCGCACCGTCACcaggggcggccccgccgctgccgccgcagccgccgccgccgccggaggcCCCGTCATCTTCAGCACCGCGGGGACGCCTGCGGCAGGGGGTCAGCGCACGCCGGCACCCGCGGACCTGCCACCCCCGTGTCCCCTCCCGAGCTCCTCCTTGTCCCACCTACAACCCAACCATCCTTCCACGCGTCCTTCCCAGCCCCACCTTTGTCCCTACGCATCCCCAAACATCTCCTATGCTCCAAACCTGTCTTCTAATGGGCCGTGTCCCGTCCCTACAAGCTCCTTGTCCCACCTGCCCTGTCCCTCGTGTCCCCAAAACCCCCTGTCCTGTCCCTCGTGTCCCCCAAACCCCCTGTCCCCACATCCCTCCGGTGCCCCTACACAAGCCTCGTCCCCTCTCCGCGTCCCCGTGTCACCCCTGTCCTCGCGTAACCCTCCCTCGCCGCATCTTCTTCGCGGCTACGCGGTCCCCGAGCCCCCCGTGTCCCCCTGCATCGCTACACGCGTCCCgcgtcctccccccccccaccccatgtCCCCGCTCACCGGGGGTGCGGGCGGCGCtggcgccgggcagcggggcggccgcggcggggccgggcggcagcacctgcagggtggtggtgggcggcgcggcgggggccggtGGCGGCAGCAGCGTCAGCCCCACGGGGCCCAGGGGCtggggggccgccgggggccccggggcagccgcggccggcgcggggctctTGGGGGGGTTGGCGGGCACCGAGGGCaccggggcgggcgccggcgagGCGGCCGCCGGGATCTCgtacttctgcagctgcagcaggtaGGAGTCGGCCGTGGGCACCGGGCCCCAGCTCACCTCCAGCGACGTCGTGTTGGCCCGCACCAGCTGCACCCGCGCCGGTGCCGGCGGCCGCTCTGCGGGACAacaggggttgggggggggggggtgacgTGGGTGCTTGAGATCCTCCCACAAAGCCACCCCACGGTCCCCCAGCAGCGCCCTGGGACACCTCAAAGTCCCGGTGGGACATCACAAGGTGGTAACGGGACACCACAAGAGCCCAGTGAGGCCTGGGGACACCTCAAGGTCCCCGTGGGACACACCAAGATCCCTGTGGGGCCTCGGGACACGCCAAAGTCCAAGTGGGACATGGCAGGGTCCCTGTGGGGGCATCAAGACACACCAAGGTCCGAGTGGGACACCGCAAGGTCCCTGTGGGGCCTCAGGACAGGCCAAGGTCCCTGTGGGACACCACAAGATCTTGCTGGGATGCCACAGTGTCCCTAGAGACACCGGGTCCCGCCCGATGCCCCACAACACCCAAGATGCCAATACAACACCTCACTTTCCCTCCTCGGACGCCCCAGCCAAGGCCTGGGAGACCCTCCCCAGGACCCAGGTGCCCTTCCAAGACCCCCAGCAAGACCCAGTTAGAACCCAGAGACCTCCAAGGACCCCAGCCAGGCCCAGATGTGCCTCCAAGGACCCCAGCTGGGGTCCAGGGACTCCCCTCAGGACCCCAGGCAAGCTCCAAGGACCCC
This genomic window contains:
- the HCFC1 gene encoding host cell factor 1 — encoded protein: MAAPTPGGGSPPAGAPAPAPALQPRWKRVVGWSGPVPRPRHGHRAVAIKELIVVFGGGNEGIVDELHVYNTATNQWFIPAVRGDIPPGCAAYGFVCDGTRLLVFGGMVEYGKYSNDLYELQASRWEWKRLKAKTPKNGPPPCPRLGHSFSLVGNKCYLFGGLANDSEDPKNNIPRYLNDLYILELRPGSGVVAWDIPITYGVLPPPRESHTAVVYTERESRKSKLVIYGGMSGCRLGDLWTLDIETLTWNKPSLSGVAPLPRSLHSATTIGNKMYVFGGWVPLVMDDVKVATHEKEWKCTNTLACLNLDSMAWEPILMDTLEDNVPRARAGHCAVAITTRLYIWSGRDGYRKAWNNQVCCKDLWYLETERPPAPARVQLVRANTTSLEVSWGPVPTADSYLLQLQKYEIPAAASPAPAPVPSVPANPPKSPAPAAAAPGPPAAPQPLGPVGLTLLPPPAPAAPPTTTLQVLPPGPAAAAPLPGASAARTPGVPAVLKMTGPPAAAAAAAAAAGPPLVTVRSAGQPGKAPVTVTSLPAGVRMVVPTQSPQGTVIGSSPQMSGMAALAAAAAATQKIPPASAPTVLSVPAGATIVKTVAVSPGTTTLPATVKVASSPVMVSNPATRMLKTAAAQVGTSGAAPTTNTATRPIITVHKSGTVTVAQQAQVMTTVVGGVTKTITLVKSPISVPGGSALISNLGKVMSVVQTKPVQTSAVTGQASTGPVTQIIQTKGPLPAGTILKLVTSADGKPTTILTTTQAGATATKPTILGISSVSPSTTKPGTTTIIKTIPMSAIITQSGATGVTSSPGIKSPITIITTKVMTSGTGTPAKIITAVPKLATGHGQQGVTQVVLKGAPGQPGTILRTVPMGGVRLVTPVTVSAVKPTVTTLVVKGTTGVTTLGTVTGTVSTSLAGAGAHSTNASLATPITTLGTIATLSSQVINPAAITVSAAQTTMTAAGGLGTPTITMQPVSQPTQVTLITTPSGVEAQPVHDLPVSILASPTTEQPAATVTLADSGQADAGPGTVTLVCSNPPCETHDTGTTNTATTTVVANVGGLAPAAQLQFVCDGPDGLPPNGSVVRVCSNPPCETHETGTTATATTTLAAGPRPCSNPPCETHDTGTTNTPTTATGSRLCSNPPCETHETGTTNTPTTALGRPGAGMATGAPCQTQQTTATGTTMTVRAFAGPRACAESHEAAARLCANPPCETHETGTTSTATTTTAAGHRPCSNPPCETHETGTTNTPTTARSCLGRGQAEPTGAPCQTQQTTATGTTMSVAATGRAHGDRMGAENQECQTHPLNPAAGPWPCSNPPCEMHETGTTNTPTTAMATRLCSNPPCETHETGTTNTSTTTTAVGSRPCANPPCETHETGTTNTATTTTAATTSRPCANPPCETHETGTTNTATTTTAATTSRPCANPPCETHETGTTNTATTTTAATTSRPCANPPCETHETGTTNTATTTTAATTSRPCPDPPSETQEPGATNVDGTAAALRPCEVALPPRPHASPPCQPPELAAAVGPLPCSNPPCETHETGTTNTATTATAGTSGGTEQGSPPCETHETAATGTTMTPAEGAPPAPGDAPGVPESSPSPLPLHGCSNPPCETHETGTTHTATTVTSSMGANQDPPPAANGQGESEPPLGEGVPPSTPSPGPSTPGATQPRAVTTVTQSTPAPGPAVPSISSLTEPPPAPPEPPASDSPTPAPPEPPATAATPPGPATTPTTTAAAAAVVAPPGSPEPLAVVVLPPGPAGGGGGEAEGLALPPELMAEAPLGGPAAAAGGPPALVVTGLTPEELAVTAAAEAAAQAAAQAAATEEAQALAIQAVLQAAQQAVMGAAEPLESGEPGGGPPELGPLGAEGPEGPPGAIPIVLTQQELAALVQQQQLQEAAAAAAAAAAAATPPPAAPPAPPAAAAAPAPPPAAVPPAAPHLPTEALAPADSLNDPAADANGLGELGPPGGPPSALLPAPADGLAPSNTFVAPQPVVGPSPAKLQAATTLTEVANGIEAAPVKPDPSAQPPKVLAKKENQWFDVGVIKGTNMMVTHYFLPPEDAPATDDDSGSVPDYSQLKRQELQPGTAYKFRVAGLNACGRGPFSDISAFKTCLPGFPGAPCAIKISKSPDGAHLTWEPPSVTSGRIVEYSVYLAIQGAGGGGGGGGGGEAKGAPAQLAFMRVYCGPSPSCLVQSGSLSTAHIDYTTKPAIIFRIAARNEKGYGPATQVRWLQESSKDGSVAKPASKRPLSSPDMKSAPKKPKADGQ